One window of the Flavobacteriaceae bacterium YJPT1-3 genome contains the following:
- a CDS encoding histidine kinase: MKRFLNAYAWIIVPLLLIVLVSLFLQSEAQVVAWALGSVGLMIIVFIVERSRRARQLRKLQQERLKLEVAHLKSQLNPHFFFNTLNNLYSLSLTDPDQTPELLLKLSDLMRYTIYKGREAQVSLKEEMAYLKNYLALSQIRFKKKPLIQWKEQLMEGSQKIPPLLFIVLVENAFKHGMETEENEAFLKIEVVEAPKKLYFKIANSYHRTAYPKPQDGIGLKNLKRRLELEYPNRHRLTIKQGESTFEVKIELMAS, translated from the coding sequence ATGAAAAGATTTCTCAATGCCTACGCCTGGATCATTGTTCCCTTGCTACTCATCGTCCTGGTCTCTCTGTTCTTGCAGAGCGAAGCTCAGGTCGTCGCCTGGGCCCTGGGATCTGTCGGATTAATGATTATCGTTTTTATTGTCGAACGTTCCCGGCGCGCACGACAACTTAGAAAGCTGCAGCAAGAACGATTAAAACTGGAAGTCGCCCATTTGAAAAGTCAGTTGAATCCGCATTTTTTCTTCAATACGCTAAACAACCTTTACAGCTTATCGCTTACAGACCCGGATCAAACCCCGGAACTCTTGCTAAAGCTCTCCGACCTGATGCGCTATACCATTTATAAAGGGCGAGAAGCCCAAGTCAGTTTAAAGGAAGAAATGGCCTATTTGAAGAATTATTTGGCCTTGAGCCAGATCCGATTTAAAAAGAAACCGCTCATACAGTGGAAGGAACAATTGATGGAGGGGAGCCAAAAAATTCCTCCCCTACTCTTTATTGTACTCGTCGAGAACGCCTTCAAACACGGGATGGAAACCGAGGAAAATGAGGCTTTTCTAAAAATTGAGGTGGTTGAAGCCCCGAAGAAATTGTATTTTAAAATTGCCAACTCCTACCACCGTACAGCCTATCCGAAACCGCAGGATGGCATCGGTCTAAAGAATTTAAAGCGGAGATTGGAATTGGAATACCCCAATAGGCATAGGCTCACCATCAAACAAGGGGAGAGCACATTTGAGGTGAAAATCGAATTGATGGCGTCATGA